A window from Eubalaena glacialis isolate mEubGla1 chromosome 1, mEubGla1.1.hap2.+ XY, whole genome shotgun sequence encodes these proteins:
- the STK11IP gene encoding serine/threonine-protein kinase 11-interacting protein isoform X2 encodes MTTAPRDSLVWKLAGLLHESGDAVLSGHSTLSLLTATLQQLNHVFELHLGPWGPGQAGFVALPSHPADSPVILQLQFLFDVLQKTLSLKLVHVPGLGLPGPIKIFPFKSLRQLELQGVPLHCLHGLRAIYSQLETLICSRSLQALEELLSACGGDLCSALPWLALLSADFSYNALTALDSSVRLLSALRFLNLSHNQVQDCEGFLRDLSELCHLDISYNHLRLVPRMGPSGAALGTLILRCNELQSLHGLEQLRNLRHLDVAYNLLERHRELSPLWLLAELRKLCLEGNPLWFHPEHRAATARCLSPRARDAAAGFLLDGKALSLTDFQTSPSSGLGPMAPPLPWPVGSTTETSGGPDLSDSPSSGGVVAQPPVRKVKSRVRVRRASISEPSDTDPEPRTLDPSPAGRFVQQHRELELMNSFRDRFGRDWLQYRSHLEASGAAALGTRPPDAPSPDAVRGPPPPEKGSPQEEAEAVRVEPEPQEEEELEEGEEEGGREEEEEEQSELEVELCRPMLVCPLEGPEGLRGRECFLWVTAGHLFEVELQAARTLERLELQSLEAAEIEAETQTQSEPVPEGSDPHPAGPVLVLRFSYICPDRQLRRYVVLEPDAQAAVQELLAVLTPAATLGKHQLGEARDPPGGRLQCLRCGHEFKPEEPRSGLDGEEGWRPLFRKTESPAVCPNCGSDHVVLLSPGTPSGEQGQGEQSPAPSQSPSPGHGPPGHSAYSTGAGSAPSQAPASRDRHSWSLSPPPERCGLRSVDHRLRLFLDVEVFTDAQEEFQCCLKVPLVLAGHPGEFLCLAVVSDHRLYVLKVTGEIRGPPAGWLQPTLAIPLQDLSSIELGLAGQSLRLEWAAGAGGCVLLPRDARHCRAFLEELTDVLQSLPPTRRSSVSATEEEVTPKHRLWPLLETDPSLEPLRFFYLRAFLVEGPSTCPVSLLLTLSTLYLLDEDPIGSQAEPPLAAASGEASEKAPAPGPGPAVRVREQQPLSSLSSVLLYRGAPDDLRLVFYDEVSRLESFWALHVMCPEQLTALLAWIREPWEELFSIGLRTVTQEALDLDQ; translated from the exons ATGACTACCGCCCCGCGGGACTCCCTGGTGTGGAAGCTCGCTGGGCTGCTGCATGAGTCCG GGGATGCGGTCCTGTCTGGCCATAGCACCCTGAGCCTGCTCACTGCCACACTGCAGCAGCTGAACCACGTATTTGAGCTGCACCTGGGGCCATGGGGCCCTGGCCAGGCAGGCTTTGTGGCTCTGCCTTCCCACCCCGCCGACTCCCCCGTCATCCTCCAGCTTCAGTTCCTCTTCGATGTGCTGCAGAAAACGCTTTCACTCAAG ctggtCCATGTCCCAGGTCTTGGCCTCCCAGGGCCCATCAAAATCTTTCCATTCAAGTCCCTTCGGCAGCTGGAG CTCCAAGGTGTCCCCCTCCACTGCCTCCATGGCCTCCGTGCCATCTATTCCCAGCTGGAGACCCTGATTTGCAGCAGGAGCCTCCAGGCATTAGAG GAGCTCCTTTCAGCCTGCGGTGGTGACCTCTGCTCCGCCCTGCCCTGGCTGGCGCTGCTCTCTGCCGACTTCAGCTACAACGCTCTGACTGCCTTAGACAGCTCCGTG CGTCTCTTGTCAGCTCTGCGCTTCTTGAACCTGAGCCACAATCAGGTCCAGGACTGTGAGGGTTTCCTGAGG gacTTGTCTGAGCTCTGCCATCTGGACATCTCCTATAACCATCTGCGTCTGGTGCCGAGAATGGGACCCTCGGGGGCTGCTCTGGGGACCCTGATACTGCGATGCAATGAGCTCCAGAGCCTGCACG gcctggagCAGCTGCGGAACCTGCGGCACCTGGATGTGGCCTATAACCTGCTGGAACGACACAGGGAGCTGTCGCCACTGTGGCTGCTGGCTGAGCTCCGCAAG CTCTGCCTGGAGGGGAACCCTTTGTGGTTCCACCCTGAGCACCGAGCGGCCACCGCCCGGTGCTTGTCACCCCGTGCCAGGGACGCTGCTGCTGGG TTCCTTCTTGATGGGAAGGCCTTGTCACTGACTGATTTTCAG ACCTCCCCATCCTCAGGGCTTGGCCCCatggccccacctctgccctgGCCGGTGGGGAGTACCACGGAAACCTCCGGCGGCCCTGACTTGAGTGACAGCCCCTCGTCGGGGGGCGTTGTGGCCCAGCCCCCGGTTCGTAAGGTTAAG AGCCGAGTCCGTGTGAGGCGGGCGAGTATCTCGGAACCCAGTGATACGGACCCGGAGCCCCGGACTCTGGACCCCTCCCCGGCTG GGCGGTTTGTGCAGCAGCATCGGGAGCTGGAGCTCATGAACAGCTTCCGGGACCGGTTTGGCCGTGACTGGCTGCAGTACAGGAGTCACCTGGAGGCCTCCGGGGCCGCTGCCCTCGGCACCCGGCCTCCGGACGCCCCGAGCCCAGATGCTGTGCGCGGCCCTCCGCCCCCTGAGAAGGGGTCTCCACAGGAGGAGGCAGAGGCGGTCAGGGTGGAGCCGGAgccgcaggaggaggaggagctggaggagggagaggaggagggaggaagagaggaagaggaggaggagcaaaGCGAGCTGGAGG TGGAGCTCTGCCGCCCCATGTTGGTGTGTCCCCTGGAGGGGCCCGAGGGCCTGCGGGGCAGGGAATGCTTTCTCTGGGTCACTGCCGGCCACCTGTTTGAGGTGGAGCTCCAAGCAGCTCGAACCCTGGAACGGCTTGAGCTCCAGAGTCTGGAGGCAGCTGAGATAGAGGCTGAGACCCAGACCCAGAGCGAGCCGGTGCCCGAG GGCTCAGATCCACACCCTGCGGGCCCCGTCCTCGTTCTCCGCTTCTCCTACATCTGCCCCGACCGGCAGTTGCGTCGCTATGTGGTGCTGGAGCCAGATGCCCAGGCGGCTGTCCAG GAGCTGCTGGCTGTGTTGACCCCAGCAGCCACCTTGGGGAAGCATCAGCTTGGGGAGGCGAGGGACCCACCCGGCGGCAGACTCCAGTGTCTGCGCTGTGGCCACGAGTTCAAGCCAGAGGAGCCCAGGTCGGGACTGGACGGTGAGGAAGGCTGGAGGCCTCTGTTCCGGAAGACAG AATCGCCTGCTGTGTGTCCAAACTGTGGTAGTGATCACGTGGTTCTCCTGTCCCCTGGAACCCCCAGTGGAGAACAGGGACAGGGAGAGCAATCGCCGGCCCCCTCGCAGTCCCCGAGCCCCGGCCACGGCCCTCCTGGCCACAGTGCCTACAGCACCGGGGCCGGCAGTGCCCCATCTCAGGCACCGGCCTCCCGTGACCGCCACAGTTGGAGCCTCAGCCCCC CCCCTGAGCGCTGTGGCCTCCGCTCTGTGGACCACCGACTCCGGCTCTTCCTGGACGTCGAGGTGTTCACCGATGCCCAAGAGGAGTTCCAGTGCTGCCTCAAG GTGCCACTGGTGTTGGCAGGGCACCCTGGGGAGTTTCTGTGTCTCGCGGTTGTGTCTGACCACAGGCTGTACGTGTTGAAGGTGACAGGGGAGATCCG CGGGCCTCCGGCTGGCTGGCTGCAGCCGACCCTGGCCATTCCCCTGCAGGATCTGAGTAGCATAGAGCTGGGCCTGGCAGGACAGAGCCTGCGGCTGGAGTGGGCGGCCGGGGCAGGTGGCTGTGTCCTGCTGCCCCGAGATGCCAGGCACTGCCGGGCCTTCCTGGAGGAGCTTACgg ATGTCTTGCAGTCTCTGCCCCCCACCCGGAGGAGCAGCGTCAGCGCCACGGAGGAGGAGGTGACCCCGAAGCATCGGCTCTG GCCGTTGCTAGAGACAGACCCTTCCTTGGAGCCTCTCCGGTTCTTCTATCTTCGGGCATTCCTGGTTGAAG GGCCTTCTACCTGCCCTGTGTCCCTGTTGCTGACTCTGTCCACCCTGTACCTGTTAGATGAGGACCCTATAGGGTCCCAGGCGGAGCCCCCTCTTGCAGCGGCATCGGGCGAAGCCTCTGAGAAGGCCCCAGCCCCCGGGCCAGGCCCTGCGGTGCGTGTCAGGGAGCAGCAGCCGCTCAGCAGCCTGAGCTCCGTGCTGCTATATCGCGGGGCCCCGGACGACCTGCGGCTGGTCTTCTACGACGAG GTGTCCCGGCTGGAGAGCTTTTGGGCACTCCATGTCATGTGTCCGGAGCAGCTGACGGCCCTGCTGGCCTGGATCCGGGAGCCCTGGGAGGAGTTGTTTTCCATCGGACTCCGAACTGTGACCCAAGAGGCTCTAGACCTTGACCAGTGA
- the STK11IP gene encoding serine/threonine-protein kinase 11-interacting protein isoform X1, translating to MTTAPRDSLVWKLAGLLHESGDAVLSGHSTLSLLTATLQQLNHVFELHLGPWGPGQAGFVALPSHPADSPVILQLQFLFDVLQKTLSLKLVHVPGLGLPGPIKIFPFKSLRQLELQGVPLHCLHGLRAIYSQLETLICSRSLQALEELLSACGGDLCSALPWLALLSADFSYNALTALDSSVRLLSALRFLNLSHNQVQDCEGFLRDLSELCHLDISYNHLRLVPRMGPSGAALGTLILRCNELQSLHGLEQLRNLRHLDVAYNLLERHRELSPLWLLAELRKLCLEGNPLWFHPEHRAATARCLSPRARDAAAGFLLDGKALSLTDFQTSPSSGLGPMAPPLPWPVGSTTETSGGPDLSDSPSSGGVVAQPPVRKVKSRVRVRRASISEPSDTDPEPRTLDPSPAGRFVQQHRELELMNSFRDRFGRDWLQYRSHLEASGAAALGTRPPDAPSPDAVRGPPPPEKGSPQEEAEAVRVEPEPQEEEELEEGEEEGGREEEEEEQSELEVELCRPMLVCPLEGPEGLRGRECFLWVTAGHLFEVELQAARTLERLELQSLEAAEIEAETQTQSEPVPEGSDPHPAGPVLVLRFSYICPDRQLRRYVVLEPDAQAAVQELLAVLTPAATLGKHQLGEARDPPGGRLQCLRCGHEFKPEEPRSGLDGEEGWRPLFRKTDQSKSHVSEDTEEERNMLESPAVCPNCGSDHVVLLSPGTPSGEQGQGEQSPAPSQSPSPGHGPPGHSAYSTGAGSAPSQAPASRDRHSWSLSPPPERCGLRSVDHRLRLFLDVEVFTDAQEEFQCCLKVPLVLAGHPGEFLCLAVVSDHRLYVLKVTGEIRGPPAGWLQPTLAIPLQDLSSIELGLAGQSLRLEWAAGAGGCVLLPRDARHCRAFLEELTDVLQSLPPTRRSSVSATEEEVTPKHRLWPLLETDPSLEPLRFFYLRAFLVEGPSTCPVSLLLTLSTLYLLDEDPIGSQAEPPLAAASGEASEKAPAPGPGPAVRVREQQPLSSLSSVLLYRGAPDDLRLVFYDEVSRLESFWALHVMCPEQLTALLAWIREPWEELFSIGLRTVTQEALDLDQ from the exons ATGACTACCGCCCCGCGGGACTCCCTGGTGTGGAAGCTCGCTGGGCTGCTGCATGAGTCCG GGGATGCGGTCCTGTCTGGCCATAGCACCCTGAGCCTGCTCACTGCCACACTGCAGCAGCTGAACCACGTATTTGAGCTGCACCTGGGGCCATGGGGCCCTGGCCAGGCAGGCTTTGTGGCTCTGCCTTCCCACCCCGCCGACTCCCCCGTCATCCTCCAGCTTCAGTTCCTCTTCGATGTGCTGCAGAAAACGCTTTCACTCAAG ctggtCCATGTCCCAGGTCTTGGCCTCCCAGGGCCCATCAAAATCTTTCCATTCAAGTCCCTTCGGCAGCTGGAG CTCCAAGGTGTCCCCCTCCACTGCCTCCATGGCCTCCGTGCCATCTATTCCCAGCTGGAGACCCTGATTTGCAGCAGGAGCCTCCAGGCATTAGAG GAGCTCCTTTCAGCCTGCGGTGGTGACCTCTGCTCCGCCCTGCCCTGGCTGGCGCTGCTCTCTGCCGACTTCAGCTACAACGCTCTGACTGCCTTAGACAGCTCCGTG CGTCTCTTGTCAGCTCTGCGCTTCTTGAACCTGAGCCACAATCAGGTCCAGGACTGTGAGGGTTTCCTGAGG gacTTGTCTGAGCTCTGCCATCTGGACATCTCCTATAACCATCTGCGTCTGGTGCCGAGAATGGGACCCTCGGGGGCTGCTCTGGGGACCCTGATACTGCGATGCAATGAGCTCCAGAGCCTGCACG gcctggagCAGCTGCGGAACCTGCGGCACCTGGATGTGGCCTATAACCTGCTGGAACGACACAGGGAGCTGTCGCCACTGTGGCTGCTGGCTGAGCTCCGCAAG CTCTGCCTGGAGGGGAACCCTTTGTGGTTCCACCCTGAGCACCGAGCGGCCACCGCCCGGTGCTTGTCACCCCGTGCCAGGGACGCTGCTGCTGGG TTCCTTCTTGATGGGAAGGCCTTGTCACTGACTGATTTTCAG ACCTCCCCATCCTCAGGGCTTGGCCCCatggccccacctctgccctgGCCGGTGGGGAGTACCACGGAAACCTCCGGCGGCCCTGACTTGAGTGACAGCCCCTCGTCGGGGGGCGTTGTGGCCCAGCCCCCGGTTCGTAAGGTTAAG AGCCGAGTCCGTGTGAGGCGGGCGAGTATCTCGGAACCCAGTGATACGGACCCGGAGCCCCGGACTCTGGACCCCTCCCCGGCTG GGCGGTTTGTGCAGCAGCATCGGGAGCTGGAGCTCATGAACAGCTTCCGGGACCGGTTTGGCCGTGACTGGCTGCAGTACAGGAGTCACCTGGAGGCCTCCGGGGCCGCTGCCCTCGGCACCCGGCCTCCGGACGCCCCGAGCCCAGATGCTGTGCGCGGCCCTCCGCCCCCTGAGAAGGGGTCTCCACAGGAGGAGGCAGAGGCGGTCAGGGTGGAGCCGGAgccgcaggaggaggaggagctggaggagggagaggaggagggaggaagagaggaagaggaggaggagcaaaGCGAGCTGGAGG TGGAGCTCTGCCGCCCCATGTTGGTGTGTCCCCTGGAGGGGCCCGAGGGCCTGCGGGGCAGGGAATGCTTTCTCTGGGTCACTGCCGGCCACCTGTTTGAGGTGGAGCTCCAAGCAGCTCGAACCCTGGAACGGCTTGAGCTCCAGAGTCTGGAGGCAGCTGAGATAGAGGCTGAGACCCAGACCCAGAGCGAGCCGGTGCCCGAG GGCTCAGATCCACACCCTGCGGGCCCCGTCCTCGTTCTCCGCTTCTCCTACATCTGCCCCGACCGGCAGTTGCGTCGCTATGTGGTGCTGGAGCCAGATGCCCAGGCGGCTGTCCAG GAGCTGCTGGCTGTGTTGACCCCAGCAGCCACCTTGGGGAAGCATCAGCTTGGGGAGGCGAGGGACCCACCCGGCGGCAGACTCCAGTGTCTGCGCTGTGGCCACGAGTTCAAGCCAGAGGAGCCCAGGTCGGGACTGGACGGTGAGGAAGGCTGGAGGCCTCTGTTCCGGAAGACAG ACCAGTCAAAAAGCCACGTCTCTGAAGacactgaagaagaaagaaatatgctTG AATCGCCTGCTGTGTGTCCAAACTGTGGTAGTGATCACGTGGTTCTCCTGTCCCCTGGAACCCCCAGTGGAGAACAGGGACAGGGAGAGCAATCGCCGGCCCCCTCGCAGTCCCCGAGCCCCGGCCACGGCCCTCCTGGCCACAGTGCCTACAGCACCGGGGCCGGCAGTGCCCCATCTCAGGCACCGGCCTCCCGTGACCGCCACAGTTGGAGCCTCAGCCCCC CCCCTGAGCGCTGTGGCCTCCGCTCTGTGGACCACCGACTCCGGCTCTTCCTGGACGTCGAGGTGTTCACCGATGCCCAAGAGGAGTTCCAGTGCTGCCTCAAG GTGCCACTGGTGTTGGCAGGGCACCCTGGGGAGTTTCTGTGTCTCGCGGTTGTGTCTGACCACAGGCTGTACGTGTTGAAGGTGACAGGGGAGATCCG CGGGCCTCCGGCTGGCTGGCTGCAGCCGACCCTGGCCATTCCCCTGCAGGATCTGAGTAGCATAGAGCTGGGCCTGGCAGGACAGAGCCTGCGGCTGGAGTGGGCGGCCGGGGCAGGTGGCTGTGTCCTGCTGCCCCGAGATGCCAGGCACTGCCGGGCCTTCCTGGAGGAGCTTACgg ATGTCTTGCAGTCTCTGCCCCCCACCCGGAGGAGCAGCGTCAGCGCCACGGAGGAGGAGGTGACCCCGAAGCATCGGCTCTG GCCGTTGCTAGAGACAGACCCTTCCTTGGAGCCTCTCCGGTTCTTCTATCTTCGGGCATTCCTGGTTGAAG GGCCTTCTACCTGCCCTGTGTCCCTGTTGCTGACTCTGTCCACCCTGTACCTGTTAGATGAGGACCCTATAGGGTCCCAGGCGGAGCCCCCTCTTGCAGCGGCATCGGGCGAAGCCTCTGAGAAGGCCCCAGCCCCCGGGCCAGGCCCTGCGGTGCGTGTCAGGGAGCAGCAGCCGCTCAGCAGCCTGAGCTCCGTGCTGCTATATCGCGGGGCCCCGGACGACCTGCGGCTGGTCTTCTACGACGAG GTGTCCCGGCTGGAGAGCTTTTGGGCACTCCATGTCATGTGTCCGGAGCAGCTGACGGCCCTGCTGGCCTGGATCCGGGAGCCCTGGGAGGAGTTGTTTTCCATCGGACTCCGAACTGTGACCCAAGAGGCTCTAGACCTTGACCAGTGA
- the STK11IP gene encoding serine/threonine-protein kinase 11-interacting protein isoform X3: protein MTTAPRDSLVWKLAGLLHESGDAVLSGHSTLSLLTATLQQLNHVFELHLGPWGPGQAGFVALPSHPADSPVILQLQFLFDVLQKTLSLKLVHVPGLGLPGPIKIFPFKSLRQLEELLSACGGDLCSALPWLALLSADFSYNALTALDSSVRLLSALRFLNLSHNQVQDCEGFLRDLSELCHLDISYNHLRLVPRMGPSGAALGTLILRCNELQSLHGLEQLRNLRHLDVAYNLLERHRELSPLWLLAELRKLCLEGNPLWFHPEHRAATARCLSPRARDAAAGFLLDGKALSLTDFQTSPSSGLGPMAPPLPWPVGSTTETSGGPDLSDSPSSGGVVAQPPVRKVKSRVRVRRASISEPSDTDPEPRTLDPSPAGRFVQQHRELELMNSFRDRFGRDWLQYRSHLEASGAAALGTRPPDAPSPDAVRGPPPPEKGSPQEEAEAVRVEPEPQEEEELEEGEEEGGREEEEEEQSELEVELCRPMLVCPLEGPEGLRGRECFLWVTAGHLFEVELQAARTLERLELQSLEAAEIEAETQTQSEPVPEGSDPHPAGPVLVLRFSYICPDRQLRRYVVLEPDAQAAVQELLAVLTPAATLGKHQLGEARDPPGGRLQCLRCGHEFKPEEPRSGLDGEEGWRPLFRKTDQSKSHVSEDTEEERNMLESPAVCPNCGSDHVVLLSPGTPSGEQGQGEQSPAPSQSPSPGHGPPGHSAYSTGAGSAPSQAPASRDRHSWSLSPPPERCGLRSVDHRLRLFLDVEVFTDAQEEFQCCLKVPLVLAGHPGEFLCLAVVSDHRLYVLKVTGEIRGPPAGWLQPTLAIPLQDLSSIELGLAGQSLRLEWAAGAGGCVLLPRDARHCRAFLEELTDVLQSLPPTRRSSVSATEEEVTPKHRLWPLLETDPSLEPLRFFYLRAFLVEGPSTCPVSLLLTLSTLYLLDEDPIGSQAEPPLAAASGEASEKAPAPGPGPAVRVREQQPLSSLSSVLLYRGAPDDLRLVFYDEVSRLESFWALHVMCPEQLTALLAWIREPWEELFSIGLRTVTQEALDLDQ from the exons ATGACTACCGCCCCGCGGGACTCCCTGGTGTGGAAGCTCGCTGGGCTGCTGCATGAGTCCG GGGATGCGGTCCTGTCTGGCCATAGCACCCTGAGCCTGCTCACTGCCACACTGCAGCAGCTGAACCACGTATTTGAGCTGCACCTGGGGCCATGGGGCCCTGGCCAGGCAGGCTTTGTGGCTCTGCCTTCCCACCCCGCCGACTCCCCCGTCATCCTCCAGCTTCAGTTCCTCTTCGATGTGCTGCAGAAAACGCTTTCACTCAAG ctggtCCATGTCCCAGGTCTTGGCCTCCCAGGGCCCATCAAAATCTTTCCATTCAAGTCCCTTCGGCAGCTGGAG GAGCTCCTTTCAGCCTGCGGTGGTGACCTCTGCTCCGCCCTGCCCTGGCTGGCGCTGCTCTCTGCCGACTTCAGCTACAACGCTCTGACTGCCTTAGACAGCTCCGTG CGTCTCTTGTCAGCTCTGCGCTTCTTGAACCTGAGCCACAATCAGGTCCAGGACTGTGAGGGTTTCCTGAGG gacTTGTCTGAGCTCTGCCATCTGGACATCTCCTATAACCATCTGCGTCTGGTGCCGAGAATGGGACCCTCGGGGGCTGCTCTGGGGACCCTGATACTGCGATGCAATGAGCTCCAGAGCCTGCACG gcctggagCAGCTGCGGAACCTGCGGCACCTGGATGTGGCCTATAACCTGCTGGAACGACACAGGGAGCTGTCGCCACTGTGGCTGCTGGCTGAGCTCCGCAAG CTCTGCCTGGAGGGGAACCCTTTGTGGTTCCACCCTGAGCACCGAGCGGCCACCGCCCGGTGCTTGTCACCCCGTGCCAGGGACGCTGCTGCTGGG TTCCTTCTTGATGGGAAGGCCTTGTCACTGACTGATTTTCAG ACCTCCCCATCCTCAGGGCTTGGCCCCatggccccacctctgccctgGCCGGTGGGGAGTACCACGGAAACCTCCGGCGGCCCTGACTTGAGTGACAGCCCCTCGTCGGGGGGCGTTGTGGCCCAGCCCCCGGTTCGTAAGGTTAAG AGCCGAGTCCGTGTGAGGCGGGCGAGTATCTCGGAACCCAGTGATACGGACCCGGAGCCCCGGACTCTGGACCCCTCCCCGGCTG GGCGGTTTGTGCAGCAGCATCGGGAGCTGGAGCTCATGAACAGCTTCCGGGACCGGTTTGGCCGTGACTGGCTGCAGTACAGGAGTCACCTGGAGGCCTCCGGGGCCGCTGCCCTCGGCACCCGGCCTCCGGACGCCCCGAGCCCAGATGCTGTGCGCGGCCCTCCGCCCCCTGAGAAGGGGTCTCCACAGGAGGAGGCAGAGGCGGTCAGGGTGGAGCCGGAgccgcaggaggaggaggagctggaggagggagaggaggagggaggaagagaggaagaggaggaggagcaaaGCGAGCTGGAGG TGGAGCTCTGCCGCCCCATGTTGGTGTGTCCCCTGGAGGGGCCCGAGGGCCTGCGGGGCAGGGAATGCTTTCTCTGGGTCACTGCCGGCCACCTGTTTGAGGTGGAGCTCCAAGCAGCTCGAACCCTGGAACGGCTTGAGCTCCAGAGTCTGGAGGCAGCTGAGATAGAGGCTGAGACCCAGACCCAGAGCGAGCCGGTGCCCGAG GGCTCAGATCCACACCCTGCGGGCCCCGTCCTCGTTCTCCGCTTCTCCTACATCTGCCCCGACCGGCAGTTGCGTCGCTATGTGGTGCTGGAGCCAGATGCCCAGGCGGCTGTCCAG GAGCTGCTGGCTGTGTTGACCCCAGCAGCCACCTTGGGGAAGCATCAGCTTGGGGAGGCGAGGGACCCACCCGGCGGCAGACTCCAGTGTCTGCGCTGTGGCCACGAGTTCAAGCCAGAGGAGCCCAGGTCGGGACTGGACGGTGAGGAAGGCTGGAGGCCTCTGTTCCGGAAGACAG ACCAGTCAAAAAGCCACGTCTCTGAAGacactgaagaagaaagaaatatgctTG AATCGCCTGCTGTGTGTCCAAACTGTGGTAGTGATCACGTGGTTCTCCTGTCCCCTGGAACCCCCAGTGGAGAACAGGGACAGGGAGAGCAATCGCCGGCCCCCTCGCAGTCCCCGAGCCCCGGCCACGGCCCTCCTGGCCACAGTGCCTACAGCACCGGGGCCGGCAGTGCCCCATCTCAGGCACCGGCCTCCCGTGACCGCCACAGTTGGAGCCTCAGCCCCC CCCCTGAGCGCTGTGGCCTCCGCTCTGTGGACCACCGACTCCGGCTCTTCCTGGACGTCGAGGTGTTCACCGATGCCCAAGAGGAGTTCCAGTGCTGCCTCAAG GTGCCACTGGTGTTGGCAGGGCACCCTGGGGAGTTTCTGTGTCTCGCGGTTGTGTCTGACCACAGGCTGTACGTGTTGAAGGTGACAGGGGAGATCCG CGGGCCTCCGGCTGGCTGGCTGCAGCCGACCCTGGCCATTCCCCTGCAGGATCTGAGTAGCATAGAGCTGGGCCTGGCAGGACAGAGCCTGCGGCTGGAGTGGGCGGCCGGGGCAGGTGGCTGTGTCCTGCTGCCCCGAGATGCCAGGCACTGCCGGGCCTTCCTGGAGGAGCTTACgg ATGTCTTGCAGTCTCTGCCCCCCACCCGGAGGAGCAGCGTCAGCGCCACGGAGGAGGAGGTGACCCCGAAGCATCGGCTCTG GCCGTTGCTAGAGACAGACCCTTCCTTGGAGCCTCTCCGGTTCTTCTATCTTCGGGCATTCCTGGTTGAAG GGCCTTCTACCTGCCCTGTGTCCCTGTTGCTGACTCTGTCCACCCTGTACCTGTTAGATGAGGACCCTATAGGGTCCCAGGCGGAGCCCCCTCTTGCAGCGGCATCGGGCGAAGCCTCTGAGAAGGCCCCAGCCCCCGGGCCAGGCCCTGCGGTGCGTGTCAGGGAGCAGCAGCCGCTCAGCAGCCTGAGCTCCGTGCTGCTATATCGCGGGGCCCCGGACGACCTGCGGCTGGTCTTCTACGACGAG GTGTCCCGGCTGGAGAGCTTTTGGGCACTCCATGTCATGTGTCCGGAGCAGCTGACGGCCCTGCTGGCCTGGATCCGGGAGCCCTGGGAGGAGTTGTTTTCCATCGGACTCCGAACTGTGACCCAAGAGGCTCTAGACCTTGACCAGTGA